Below is a genomic region from Hevea brasiliensis isolate MT/VB/25A 57/8 chromosome 3, ASM3005281v1, whole genome shotgun sequence.
aataacatataaataattatgtatatatatataaaatattttattatattagatataaaaaagagaaaaaaaaaagaaaaataaaatatgaatttgggtgcaaattgttaataaaataaaacatcaGGGACTAAATTGTTTCATATTGAAAATAGAGTCAAAAGTAGTTTGGTCAATGTTGCTAAATTTAATGGGGAATTAACTATGATTCTAATGGTAAGAACtaacttataattttattaaaatgtcaatGACTAAATTATTGATTTTAAAACTACAAGGGTTAAGTTATATATTTAACCAAATCTCAAGGGCTAAATTGTCTATAAAATAAAACCTTAGGGGTTAAATTGTTTTCATATTGAAAACAGAGTTAAggatattttgattatttttattaaaattaatggcAACTTAACTGAAATTATAACGGTAGGAACTAACttgtagttttattaaaatattaggaATTAAATTACTTGATTATGaaattataagaactaaattaTAAGTTAAGTAAATATGAGTGATTAAATTATAGTTTACCCTTTTTTTCTTGTTTTAAGCAACGTAAATTTAAGTTTTACAAACAAATATAGTCATAGACTATAATACTAAGATATTAATATGACGTATTATATAATTAACACCTATAATTTATAACATCTGGTGGATATCTGTTGCACCTTTAAGCAAATTGATAagttatttttatcaaataattcTAGAAATTTCTCTACATAAACTATGAAAAAGATGATGAATCTGTAAAAAAGTTTTTTGAATTATTTGAGAAAAAAACAACTTATTAATTCACTTCAACATGCAGCAAATGCTTATTGAGATGTTACAAATAAGAAATACATAATTACTAATAGAGACTCATGCACTAAAAAATCTATTTGTATAATCTTGGCTATATTTAtattagaaataaattataatttaattttttatcaatttttaaaaagttAAAAGCTTATTTATCATCGAAAATAATACAAGCTTATTTCATCTATTTTAAAATTCGAAAGAGTTTGGTTAGACTTCAAAGCATTTTAATAAGGCCGTGCTTTAAGGGCCAAAACACTTTTGTCCATATAAACGATAGATTTAGGGCGTGTAGCACCGGCTCCGATTCTTGTCTGATATCGGACCCAATTGGCCGTGGCTAGAAGTTGTGGAACCAAGTTGAGTTTTGAAATCCCACCGCATCACTGCCTGCCTCCCTGCCGCCCGCCAGGACACCAATAATCGACACTGCCCATCAAAATTCCTGTGTACCATTTTCTTATTTGGTTTGATTCCTTAAATCATGGATATTAACAATGGTGATGAAGAGGAATTTGAGTTCTCGAGGAATTACTTTCTCGCAAAAGAGAGTTCGGGTAAGAAATCAACCCGCAAGATTTCTGATATTGATCTGGTTGATGAACAGGTTCCGTCTCTAACTTCCCCTAATAACACATTTCTTCTTGTCTTCGTTTTGTTTCAGGGATTAATGGCTTTTTTTTGTCTTCCTTATTTTGTGCAGGAGCTGAGAGCAGCTGTAGCTAATATTGAACCAAAGCATGAGAAAGAGACTATTGCTCTTGTGAATAGTTATAAGAAGCTATATCCCCGATGGGTTTTTGAGCTCAGGTTGGTATTACTCTTTGCTGCATTATCAAAGTTTTTAATTGGCGTTCGTTGAATTTATATTGAAGTAATCATGCCATGAATATTGAAATAGGTATCCTATAATGAAATGCATATACATATATGATGCACATGAAGAGGGCAAGAGATTATTATAAGGGTTTTTCCTTTCTTGCCCAAAAGAGTAGCTGCATAGGCAAGATGAAGCAATTAATAGACATCCAGTTCAGGAAACTGGATGGAATCAAGTTTAGTAGGAATTGTCTAATTTTGTTGATATCAACAAAGGGATTTACAAAGAGGTGCATTCACTAGCAGTTTAGGTGGTTACTGCTTTTAGTCTGAGACACCATTTCTCTTCCTTACAATGCAACTAGTTTGTGGTTTTGCATAGATGGCCGCATGGCCCCACTAATTTCAGTGTGCTCGTTTTTCTCATAGTTCTTTTGTCGATTAAGAGGGTTTTGTAAAATCATTTGACATTTCATTAATGTTTTGATTTGTTCTTTATTACGAATTAGGTGTGGTTTTGGCCTTCTAATGCATGGATTTGGATCTAAGAAGGCTTTAATTGAATCTTTTGCTTCAACAGCATTGGCAGAGTATCCTGTGGTTGTAATCAATGGGTATCTTCAGTCGATTAATCTAAAACAGGTACCATTCACTTGGACATAATTCTagaatgaaattattaatttgCACATCTCCGGTCTCTGGACGCAAGAATAACAAAACGTATGCTATGCTCAAAACTGAAGTCTCCATTTTTCCCTGTCACATTTAAGATCATTCCTTTTCCTTCTATTTGCTGGTTTGGGGCATAAGCACAGGAGGCGCACTAtgttatctttaattttttttttttactctgtTTGTTTGCATCATGCTCATTTAAAATAGTGTCATGCTTTTAGGTCATGATAACCTTAGCTGAAGTGTGGTGGGATCAGTTGAAAACCAGACAAAGGACTTCATCGAGGATTTTACAAAAAGTTCAACAGCCATTCAATTCTCGATCGGTGGACGATCTTCTTGCATTTTTGGATAAATCAGAGGCAGAGGAAAATGATTCTTTTATATGTGTTGTCATTCATAACATTGATGGGCCTGGGTTAAGAGATTCTGAAAGCCAACAGTATCTTGCTCGAATTGCTTCTTGTTCGAATATCCGTACCATTGCCACTGTTGACCATGTCAATGCACCTCTCTGtaagtgttttcttttcattgtcTGTTATTTGTGGACAAGATGTTGGTTATGTTTAACATGTTTATTACTAGTGCAACTTTTTGCTTTATTTTCCTCCAAATGCTTCAATAGAATGGAACTTAGGTGGCTCTATTCATTTTATCTGGTTAATTCTAAAAACCTGAATATTCATTTTTTGAATGTACCTGAATATTCACTTTTTGAATGTCTCCTGAATAATGGTGGATGTATTCATGGCAAACCAATGATAGATGCAAAACTTCCTTCTTGTTTCTATCTATGGCGTGATATGGATAGGTGCACTATGTGATTCCTTTTGATCCTTCCTTTTATTAAAGAGCAAAACTTCCTTCTAACTCTTTTGCTCCATCTATTTGCTGAAATAACTTATTTGTGGAAAATATTTTATGAGAAAATAACTTTTGTACTACTACTATTTGATTGCAATATTCAAAAATTAGTTAGAAATAATTTTAGCATTTGAAGAGTgcatttgaaaatattaatttcctttcaataactaaatatatgaaaaaagtttgaatattttttccCAATTTATAGtttaaaaagagagaaaattgaAAAGGGTGAATTATGGTCGTCACTGGAAATTAGCAGTGGCAGCAGGTGACTTGAGTTTGCTGTAGATGATCATGGTTGGATGTGATCAGTAACCTTATGAGTATATGTGTCTATGTATTTCCTTGAAATTCCTTCCATCTTTCTAAATTTGTGAAAGTCTGGAAAGTGACTTTCCatgtaaaatttaggtcattttgcTTCAAATGACTTAGTTGCATTCTGAACATAAAAAAAATGCTGAAAATGTTTTCTAGGAAATATTTTCCAAAAGGCAGAAAGAATTAAgcctttttatattttcttttcttcattgATCTTTTAGTATTATGTTCAATTGTCCATATTTAGTTTTGCATTATCTTTGAAGCTAACAAGCACATCCTGGGTTTGTTGGTAGTGTGGGACAAGAAGATGGTTCACACACAATTTAACTGGTATTGGTACCATGTTCCCACCTATGCACCATATAAGGTTGAAggaatcttctttcctttgattCTTGCACACAGCAATACATCCCAGAGTGCCAAAACAGCTGCAATAGTTTTACAGAGTTTGACACCCAATGCTCAGAGTGTGTTCAAAATTCTTGCAGAATATCAACGGTCGCACCCTGAAGAAGGCAAGTAACTACTTATGGTTTGGATGTTTCATATAAAGTCTTATATGTTCCATTTCATTTGTGAAACACATATTATGTCTTATATGTTCCATTTCATTTGTCATTCTCAGGCATGCCTTTTGATAATCTATATACAATCTCCAGAGAGCGCTTCCTTGTGAGTAGCCAGGTTACCCTTAACTCCCATTTGACAGAATTCAAGGATCACGAGTTGGTGAAGACCAGAAGGCGTAGTGATGGCCAAGATTGTTTATATATCCCTCTTACAAATGATTCACTTGAAAAGCTACTTTCTGAAATCAATCAATAGTGTAATGTGTTTTTGCACCTTGCCTAACTACCTATTGTTCACAGCTTGAATAGCGTTTACATGTGTCCTTGGTGTGTGAATGAAGATTATGGTTTTGCAAGTAAACTCTGAATTTAGGCCTAGTAGCAGATTCTTTTCCTTTGCATTCAGTTTGGTAATATAATGCCTGCCGGAATTATGCACCGTAGAACTGGGTTCCTTTACCGTGGTCGGCTCACCAATCACCTGCAGCGTCGAGGCCAGCCTATTTGTAAGCTTAATCTTgcagaaattatatgtaatgcgTGAGTTACACTTCGTTACTTTTAAAGAGTTATAATGAATGGGTAATACACTTGTTTTCATTAGCTCAAGGCCCCTAATCGTATTTGGATATGGTCAGGATAATTTTAATGCTTAAGAAGTGTTTAGTATGAGGttaataagaataattattatCCTTGTATACTTAGAGAGACTGTGTTAACTTTTtactttattaatatttatatcctATTGAGGGATTAAATGCTAATATTGATAGATCTAGGTTAATAATTACactctttaaaaattaaaacttatgAGGATAATATTTAACTCTTCATTATTTAATCTTCTGTCAAACACACTCTTAATACGGTAGAATTGAGGGCAATCTCACACCAATAACAATAAGGTGGATGCTAAATGCAAAGCTAGTAAACTGAAGAGATAACTGCAGAAGTGCAAATTAATCATAACAATGACAGATTGAAATTTTTGGTAGGTCATAATACATACAATGTAATGCAaccaaatttttttattaaaattcaatAGAAATCTTAATTATATTGCATACAGCTTATATCAAACatagaaatgtataaatgaaaggagttcaaaattaaaaataaatatataaaaagaaatagaatatgattcatagaataaaaaacaaaaagaatacGATTCAGATGCAAAAAGAATGTAGACTTTTCAAAGATATTATCCTGCATGGTATATTGGGATCGAATATAACGTGTGCAACTGTTCTTAATCAAAGATATTATTCTTTGGAAGAACAAGGAATACAAGAAACAGTCAATTATTAGGCAATCAGAAAGAGGCAATTTTTCACAGTAGAGATGGCCTTTATTTTAGGCCAAATCCAAatgataaaaattgttgtgcattATAAAAATTGTAGTTATGAAGTCACTTGTGTAATTAAAATGAATAATCCAATTGTGTCTACTTAAGTGATAATGTTCTTAGTTatctttcctttcttttcctttttcttccccATATTTGCAGAATTTAAAGAAGTTTTCCCCCTAATTTCAGAATTAAAAGTAACCTTTTTCCCTATTTGCAATTCATTTTGCCTAACAACTCGTGTGAATTCATGCAACCTAAAATATTAATCAACAGAGGCGAatgcatgaagaaaaaaaaatcatgagGAATTggaaattttacatttttttatggAAGCATTATGAGCTGATATAACTAATAAGTTACATAACAGGAGAGCTGACTTCTCCCTTTCTTATCATAGatgaatttatattaattatcatttatatataaaaatttcatcaacaaatttattcataaaattatgatttattatgaTTCTTTAAACGGTAAAAATACCTATTTGAACATGATTGATCCAATAAATAACCAAATTTGAAATCTATAGTTGGGCACTATTTAAGAAAAATGGTTGCCAAAGAATCTTATAACTATTGATtgctaaatttaaaaataatattaaagcttatggattaaattaataaaattaaaaaaaaaatttgataaaattgaaaCTACACAAAAAAATTTTGATCTTTTAAATCAATTATCCTTAAGaatgtattaaaaatttagatattttatgtaAAGTATTGAGACATAATTTAGTTTTACAAaggcataattaaatttattaaaatcataatataaAACTTTCATAGCTTATATGATTACATAATGTATTgtttttattattactattttatttttttatatcaaaataaaaattattaagaaataatCAGAAAAATTACTCACTTATATGtctattataatataaatttttttacataAACAATTCGTGGTTGTAGTTTAGTAGCAAGAATTTCACGTTGTAGCCGTAGAGGCCTACGTTCAAATCTGGACAGCCACACAAAACATTTTTCATTATTTGCATATCGTTAAACGACACGTCGCAAGCTCTTCAGATTACGTGCGCAACGCTAGCCGCTAGTTTTGTTGGTCTCGACTCTTGACCTTTGCTAGTCTCCTGGATCTCAGCTGCTCTGCGCGCTACCGTAAGCCTCTCCTTGGCCTCTCAAACTTTTGTTAAGGCTTATAGATCTTCGATTCATTTGCTGTTTCTTAAAATTAGAGTTGCGTGATTGTGTTAGATCGCTGCTTGGATCTCTAAATTAATTACTTTTGCATATTTCTAATTTCAATTACGGGATGAGTTAGTTTTTATTAAACGCCTCTTCGATTTATTAGATTTCTCTTAGTGGAGGATGCAATATGCATCGATTTAGTACTTTTTGTTTAACCTAATTATCGGTTTCAACAATTGGCTCCTTCATCGATAATGGGCAGGCAGGGAATCAATGCATAGTAAGAACTTGtttgatatatatatttttcttgtTAGAAATTTGACAGTCTAATCACGAGTATTACGTTGCTAGATTGACTGCAGCTCAATTGATATAATGCAGAATTCTATTTTTGAATGTTGTATGAAATTTCTTTAGATTGAAAAGTGTTGTCTTCCTGCATATTATGGGGTTCATTAGTATATAAGAATGTGCATATCATTTGCAATCTGTGTGATAGTCTACTATTGCAGAAATGTAGTTTTTCTGAGTTAAACTGATGTGATCTAACCATTATTTAGAATCAATACTTCTAATTATGCTGATACTAGTTAAACTTGTTAAATGGATGAAATTTTGAATTAAGATactgatagtttttttttttaatttttttattttatgtttttgGATGTGATGTTACAGATGTTTGATGATCAAGACTTGGGCTTCTTTGCCAATTTTCTTGGCATCTTTATTTTTGTATTGGTAATAGCATACCATTATGTGATGGCTGATCCTAAATATGATGGAAACTAAGGTTTGTTGGCTTCTTGTTATGGTTTTTTTAGATATGCAATGTTTTAGTTACGAGGACTGAGATATTTCATCAATGGATATAACTTGATTATGTTAAAATAGCTATTTGCATCTTGTGGGTGCAATTTTTTTGCTGCTATTTTCATAGGTACCTTgtgttaaattaattttcatgctGTGAATGTGAACTGCTATAGGAAATTGTGTTAAATATGACAATGTTAAATGAGCTGCTGGTCCAACTATTTCTTTGGCCATGGTTTTGGTGCTAGTGGGAATGCCATTGTTGTGGTTTGGGTGCAGGTTTGAACATTTTTTGTTGGAAACCTATATAATGCTCCCTAAAAGATTTAAATTAAGTATTTCTTACGTGAGATATATATTATCCGGACCCATTCCTATTTTTGCTTCCCTTATTGTTCAGCCCCATACTTTTAATATTGAGAGTTGTATAACTTTGATGGAGTGGTCAATTCTGTTAAAGATTTAGCAAAAAAACTTGAATtggattctttttatttttctttacttGGTTGTATGGTTTTCATATATAAGCTCACACTTTTGAGACTACATGGCGGTAAAGATTTTTATTTTGTATGCAGAGTCTTAATTTTATGGGAAATTTCACACAAATTAATTTGCCTAGTGGGATTCCTCCATGCAATTTTTGTTGTCTCTGTCATTAATATTACTAATGCAGAATCGTAAGCCACTTAAGCGAAGTATCATCCAACTCAACTTTTGCTCATCTAAGAAGGCATTAACCCTATTAGCTACTTTGAATTCTCAAGATGAGAACTGACAATCTCTTAAAGACTGAAACTGCTGTGGCCTTTGGACACACATTTCAAGAGACATATGCATATGGTGATTTTCCCGATTCAATATCATGAGTTATGCTTTTCCTCTGCAACTCGTGTTCAAACATTGCAAGGGACTATCAAAATCACCTCTTCAAGGCATCTAAGTGAAGGGCAAATCTTTTCTTGAAAATGTTCTAGTTCTTAGTTAATGTGTTATCCTATCTCCTTCCAATGCAACCCTAACTTATCAGATATTTATGAGAGACTTTCAATGTCATAGGTTGCAAACAGTTAAGAGGACTTGCATATATCTTTAATATCTCAAGAGTTTATCATAACAAGCACCATGAAAAGTCAATAACCAAAAACTAGGCTTCAATGTAGCTTTAGCAATGAATTTCTCCATTTCATTGATATTGAGATTTCAGTCTTCTGCATTTATCTCAAAGCAAAATGAACTAATGAGGAATAAAAATATCCTCTGTTATTTTTTATGtgacttgaattttggatatgtttttATAGATTCGAATTGTCACTCGACTAGAAAGTTTCGCACTACGACTTGTTTGAGATAAAAAGTGAACCGTTGATCTTGTTGGTGGTGCGAGGGCAATAGAATGAgctagtataaatattataatattttacccTTTCCAGTAGAGTTGTGAGTTAGAAAACACACTGGGGTTAGGATTTGAAAGTTCTGAGTGGttgtatcttaatttttttattatagtgaaactt
It encodes:
- the LOC131169198 gene encoding origin of replication complex subunit 2-like, whose amino-acid sequence is MDINNGDEEEFEFSRNYFLAKESSGKKSTRKISDIDLVDEQELRAAVANIEPKHEKETIALVNSYKKLYPRWVFELRCGFGLLMHGFGSKKALIESFASTALAEYPVVVINGYLQSINLKQVMITLAEVWWDQLKTRQRTSSRILQKVQQPFNSRSVDDLLAFLDKSEAEENDSFICVVIHNIDGPGLRDSESQQYLARIASCSNIRTIATVDHVNAPLLWDKKMVHTQFNWYWYHVPTYAPYKVEGIFFPLILAHSNTSQSAKTAAIVLQSLTPNAQSVFKILAEYQRSHPEEGMPFDNLYTISRERFLVSSQVTLNSHLTEFKDHELVKTRRRSDGQDCLYIPLTNDSLEKLLSEINQ
- the LOC110647837 gene encoding dolichyl-diphosphooligosaccharide--protein glycosyltransferase subunit 4A; amino-acid sequence: MFDDQDLGFFANFLGIFIFVLVIAYHYVMADPKYDGN